From a single Adhaeribacter swui genomic region:
- a CDS encoding ABC transporter ATP-binding protein — MAPVLQINNLSKKYGSVLALNQVSLTVEASSVYGLLGPNGSGKTTTLGIVLDVLHATSGTFTWFGEKISHSTKRRIGAILETPNFYPYLSAYQNLQITADIKNVSHQVIPAVLDRVGLLNRKDSAFKGFSLGMKQRLALAAALLNNPDVLVLDEPTNGLDPQGIAEVRELIKQIAGEGKTIIMASHLLDEVEKVCTHVAVLQTGILRASGSVSSILAKDDQVIISLPGDQQAALALLPQLPVTLVKTEPHQLTLTLQPGFTSSDLNQAFFAQGLVLSQITVKKKSLESQFLQITNYPAP, encoded by the coding sequence TTGGCACCCGTCCTGCAAATAAATAATTTATCAAAAAAATATGGCTCAGTACTGGCCTTAAACCAGGTAAGCTTAACCGTGGAGGCCAGCAGCGTTTATGGGTTATTGGGCCCGAATGGCAGCGGCAAAACCACTACCTTGGGCATTGTGCTGGATGTATTACATGCTACCTCGGGTACTTTCACGTGGTTCGGCGAAAAAATCAGCCACTCTACCAAACGCCGCATTGGCGCCATTCTGGAAACTCCTAATTTTTATCCTTACTTATCGGCGTACCAGAACCTGCAAATTACCGCGGATATTAAAAACGTGTCGCATCAAGTTATACCCGCCGTGCTCGATAGGGTCGGATTATTAAACCGCAAAGATTCGGCGTTTAAAGGATTTTCATTAGGCATGAAACAACGTTTAGCTTTAGCCGCGGCCTTATTAAATAACCCGGACGTACTGGTGCTAGACGAACCTACCAACGGCCTGGACCCGCAAGGCATTGCCGAAGTGCGGGAGTTAATTAAACAAATTGCCGGCGAAGGTAAAACCATAATTATGGCCAGCCATTTACTTGACGAGGTAGAAAAAGTATGTACCCACGTGGCCGTGCTGCAAACCGGTATACTGCGGGCATCTGGTTCGGTAAGTTCCATTCTGGCGAAAGACGATCAGGTTATTATCAGCCTACCCGGTGACCAGCAAGCAGCATTGGCTTTGTTGCCGCAACTACCAGTAACTCTCGTAAAAACCGAGCCGCATCAGTTAACTTTAACTTTACAACCCGGTTTTACGAGCTCCGATTTAAATCAGGCTTTTTTTGCGCAAGGTTTGGTATTAAGCCAAATCACCGTTAAAAAGAAAAGTCTGGAGTCGCAATTTCTACAAATTACCAACTACCCTGCTCCATGA
- a CDS encoding DUF1330 domain-containing protein: METEKLYLTLLVYVRKGEEETFLKYEDQVLPLLPQYYGELVYRIRPDKSNFVHATDELPYEIHLLTFPTTQDFENFRQDPERLKHQPLFTKSVRKVLLLPGQS, encoded by the coding sequence ATGGAAACGGAGAAACTGTATCTTACTTTACTGGTATATGTTCGGAAAGGAGAAGAAGAAACTTTTTTAAAATACGAAGATCAGGTGTTACCACTCTTGCCCCAATATTACGGTGAGTTAGTGTATCGAATCCGGCCGGATAAAAGTAATTTTGTGCATGCTACGGACGAGCTTCCTTACGAAATTCACCTACTAACCTTTCCTACGACCCAGGATTTTGAAAATTTCCGGCAAGACCCGGAGCGGCTCAAACATCAACCTTTATTTACTAAATCGGTTCGAAAAGTTTTGTTATTGCCTGGTCAAAGCTAA